A section of the Pseudomonas sp. Q1-7 genome encodes:
- a CDS encoding acetyl-CoA C-acyltransferase, translating into MSDIVIVSGARTPMGGFQGSLSGVSAVDLGALAIREAVSRAGIQPDDVQEVIMGNVLPAGLKQGPARQAALNAGLPAATGCTTINKLCGSGMKAVMLAHDLLKAGSNTVMVAGGMESMSNAPYVLEKARAGLRMGHGEIKDHMFLDGLEDARTGRLMGSFAQETADKHGVTREEMDAYAIESLKRAQTAIADGSLAAEIVPVTVTTRKGEVVVKEDEQPLTANLDKIPGLKPAFRKDGTITAANASSISDGASALVLMTADEAARRGLKPLAKIVGHATQSQDPSEFTLAPIGAMTNLFKKTGWNKDDVDLFEINEAFAMVTMLAMREHGLDHAKVNVYGGACAQGHPVGSTGSRIIITLINALRNKGGKRGVASLCIGGGEATAVAIELL; encoded by the coding sequence ATGTCCGATATCGTTATCGTCAGTGGCGCCCGTACACCCATGGGCGGCTTCCAGGGCAGCCTGTCCGGCGTTTCCGCCGTGGACCTCGGAGCGCTGGCCATACGCGAGGCCGTCAGCCGCGCCGGCATCCAGCCGGACGACGTGCAGGAAGTGATCATGGGCAACGTGCTGCCCGCCGGTCTCAAACAGGGCCCGGCCCGCCAGGCCGCGCTGAACGCCGGCCTGCCCGCCGCCACCGGCTGCACCACCATCAACAAGCTCTGCGGCTCGGGCATGAAGGCCGTAATGCTGGCCCACGACCTGCTCAAGGCCGGCAGCAACACCGTGATGGTGGCCGGCGGCATGGAAAGCATGTCCAACGCCCCCTACGTGCTGGAGAAGGCCCGCGCTGGCCTGCGCATGGGGCACGGCGAGATCAAGGACCACATGTTCCTCGACGGTCTGGAAGATGCCCGCACCGGCCGCCTGATGGGTTCCTTCGCCCAGGAAACCGCTGACAAGCACGGCGTCACCCGTGAAGAGATGGACGCCTACGCGATCGAATCGCTGAAGCGCGCCCAGACCGCCATCGCCGATGGCTCCCTGGCCGCCGAGATCGTCCCGGTGACCGTGACCACCCGCAAGGGTGAGGTGGTCGTGAAGGAGGACGAGCAGCCGCTGACCGCCAACCTGGACAAGATCCCCGGCCTCAAGCCCGCCTTCAGGAAGGACGGCACCATCACCGCCGCCAACGCCAGTTCCATCTCCGACGGCGCCAGCGCCCTGGTCCTGATGACCGCTGATGAAGCCGCCCGTCGCGGCCTGAAGCCCCTGGCGAAGATCGTCGGCCACGCCACCCAGAGCCAGGACCCCAGCGAATTCACCCTGGCCCCCATCGGCGCCATGACCAACCTGTTTAAGAAGACTGGCTGGAACAAGGACGACGTCGATCTGTTCGAGATCAACGAAGCCTTCGCCATGGTCACCATGCTGGCCATGCGCGAGCATGGCCTGGATCACGCCAAGGTCAACGTCTACGGCGGCGCCTGCGCCCAGGGCCACCCGGTGGGCTCCACCGGCTCGCGCATCATCATCACCCTGATCAACGCCCTGCGTAACAAGGGCGGCAAGCGCGGCGTGGCCTCGCTGTGCATTGGCGGCGGTGAAGCGACCGCGGTGGCGATCGAGCTGCTGTAA
- a CDS encoding LysE family translocator, translating into MYWTEFLTVALIHLLAVASPGPDFAIVVRESVAHGRRAGTWTALGVGTGIFVHVAYSLLGIGLIVSQSIMLFNALKWAAAAYLLYIGIKALRARPADPVTAEAALMAGERSPRGAFATGFVTNGLNPKATLFFLSLFTVVIDPHTPLTVQAGYGVYLACATAAWFSLVALLFSQRRVRAGFARMGHWFDRLMGAVLVGLGVKLAFTELK; encoded by the coding sequence ATGTACTGGACGGAATTTCTCACCGTCGCCCTGATCCACCTGCTCGCCGTGGCCAGCCCCGGTCCGGATTTCGCCATCGTGGTGCGCGAAAGCGTGGCCCATGGACGTCGCGCCGGGACCTGGACGGCCCTGGGCGTCGGCACCGGCATCTTCGTGCATGTGGCCTATTCGCTGCTGGGCATCGGCCTGATCGTGTCCCAGTCGATCATGCTGTTCAACGCACTGAAATGGGCCGCTGCCGCTTACCTGCTGTACATCGGCATCAAGGCGCTGCGTGCCCGGCCAGCCGACCCGGTGACCGCCGAAGCCGCCCTCATGGCCGGCGAGCGCAGCCCGCGCGGTGCCTTTGCCACCGGCTTCGTCACCAACGGCCTGAATCCCAAGGCGACGCTGTTCTTCCTGTCGCTGTTCACCGTGGTCATCGATCCGCATACGCCGCTGACGGTGCAGGCTGGCTACGGCGTCTATCTCGCCTGCGCCACCGCCGCCTGGTTCAGCCTGGTGGCGCTGCTGTTCAGCCAGCGCCGCGTACGGGCCGGCTTCGCCCGCATGGGCCACTGGTTCGACCGGCTGATGGGCGCTGTCCTGGTAGGGCTGGGCGTGAAGCTGGCCTTTACCGAGCTGAAGTAA
- a CDS encoding fatty acid--CoA ligase, with protein sequence MLQTRIIKPAENAYVYPLLIKRLLMSGSRYEKTREIVYRDRIRYSYATFNERVARLANVLTEAGVKAGDTVAVMDWDSHRYLECMFAIPMIGAVLHTINVRLSPEQILYTVNHAEDRFVLINSEFVPVFNSIRGQMTTVEKTLLLTDGADHEADLPNLLGEYETLMAAASPTYDFPDFDEDSVATTFYTTGTTGNPKGVYFTHRQLVLHTLSMATAIGALDSIRLMGTDDVYMPITPMFHVHAWGVPYVATMLGVKQVYPGRYEPDMLCKLIREEKVTFSHCVPTILQMVMNAPTAQGHDFGGLKMIIGGSALNRSLYEAAKARGIQLTAAYGMSETCPLISVAHLNEELLAGSEDERITYRIKAGVPVPLVEAALMDGEGRFQPVDGESQGELVLRAPWLTLGYFNEAQKSEELWEHGWLHTGDVATLDGMGFIDIRDRIKDVIKTGGEWISSLELEDLISRHPAVREVAVVGIPDPQWGERPFALVVLRDNQALDAKALKEHLKPFVEQGLINKWAIPSQIALVTEIPKTSVGKLDKKRIRVDIAQWQASGSTFLSAL encoded by the coding sequence ATGCTTCAGACCCGCATCATCAAGCCCGCTGAAAATGCCTACGTCTACCCGCTACTGATCAAGCGCCTGCTGATGTCCGGCAGCCGCTACGAGAAGACCCGCGAAATCGTCTACCGCGACCGCATCCGCTACAGCTACGCCACCTTCAACGAGCGAGTGGCGCGTCTGGCCAACGTTCTCACCGAGGCCGGGGTAAAGGCCGGCGATACCGTGGCGGTAATGGACTGGGACAGCCACCGCTACCTGGAGTGCATGTTCGCCATCCCGATGATCGGCGCCGTGCTGCATACCATCAACGTCCGCCTCTCGCCGGAGCAGATCCTCTACACCGTGAACCACGCCGAGGATCGCTTCGTGCTGATCAACAGCGAGTTCGTGCCGGTGTTCAACTCCATCCGCGGCCAGATGACCACCGTGGAGAAGACCCTGCTGCTCACCGACGGCGCCGACCATGAGGCTGACCTGCCCAACCTGTTGGGCGAGTACGAGACCTTGATGGCTGCGGCGAGCCCGACCTATGACTTCCCCGACTTCGACGAAGACTCGGTGGCCACCACCTTCTACACCACCGGCACCACCGGCAACCCCAAGGGCGTCTACTTCACCCACCGGCAGCTGGTGCTGCACACCTTGTCCATGGCCACCGCCATCGGCGCGCTGGACAGTATCCGCCTGATGGGCACCGACGACGTTTACATGCCGATCACCCCGATGTTCCACGTGCATGCCTGGGGCGTGCCGTACGTGGCCACTATGCTCGGGGTCAAGCAGGTGTACCCGGGCCGCTATGAACCCGACATGCTCTGCAAGCTGATCCGCGAAGAGAAGGTCACCTTCTCCCATTGCGTGCCGACCATTCTGCAGATGGTGATGAACGCGCCTACCGCCCAGGGCCATGACTTCGGCGGCCTGAAGATGATCATCGGCGGCAGCGCGCTGAATCGCAGTCTCTATGAAGCCGCCAAGGCCCGGGGCATCCAGCTCACCGCTGCTTATGGCATGTCCGAGACCTGCCCGCTGATCTCGGTGGCGCATCTGAACGAGGAACTGCTGGCCGGCAGCGAGGATGAGCGCATCACCTATCGCATCAAGGCCGGCGTACCGGTGCCGCTGGTGGAAGCGGCTCTCATGGACGGCGAAGGCCGGTTCCAGCCGGTGGATGGCGAGTCCCAGGGCGAGCTGGTGCTGCGCGCACCCTGGCTGACCCTCGGTTACTTCAACGAGGCGCAGAAGAGCGAAGAACTCTGGGAGCACGGCTGGCTGCACACCGGTGACGTGGCGACCCTCGACGGCATGGGCTTCATCGATATCCGCGACCGCATCAAGGACGTGATCAAGACCGGTGGCGAGTGGATTTCCTCCCTGGAGCTGGAAGACCTGATCAGCCGTCACCCGGCGGTACGCGAAGTGGCCGTGGTGGGAATACCTGACCCGCAGTGGGGCGAACGACCCTTTGCCTTGGTGGTGCTTCGTGACAACCAGGCCCTGGACGCCAAGGCGCTGAAGGAACACCTCAAGCCCTTTGTCGAACAAGGTCTCATCAATAAGTGGGCAATTCCCAGCCAGATCGCGCTTGTTACTGAAATTCCCAAGACCAGCGTCGGCAAGCTGGACAAGAAACGCATTCGTGTCGACATCGCCCAGTGGCAGGCTAGCGGCAGTACTTTCCTCTCCGCCCTCTGA